TGTTTATCTGTTTATTTGTTTATTTGTTTATCATTTAGTTGCTATTTTTTAACTTTAAGTACTTTAGGCACTTTAAGTACTCTAAGTACTTCTTTTTGTTTATTCGTAACACATAACCTTTTAGTTTTTAGTTTTTACCTTTTAGTTTTAACTCTAAGTACTTCTTTTTGTTTATTTGTTTGTCATTTAGTGGTCATTTGCTTCGCTGTCATTTAGTTGCTATTTTTTAACTTTAAGTACTTTAGGCACTTTAAGTACTCTAAGTACTTCTTTTTGTTTATTCGCAATTTTTAGTTTTTAGTTTTCAACTTTAAGTACTTCTAAAACCTTCCCAATGAACAACATTCTCAGTTTTATTTCTCTGAAACGAATGTCTGTTAACGTCAACATTATCTGCCGGATATGCAAGGGGCAACATAACAATCGGTTCGATATGTTCAGGAAGTTCAAGTATTTTTGAACATTTAAACTTATCAAATGCACAAATCCAACAAGTTGCAAGACCAAGGTCTGTAGCAGCAAGTGTCATGTGATCCACTGCAATTGAGACATCAATATCACAATGATCTTTGTTGTCATAACTACGTTTCCAACTTTTTGAATGATCACCACAAATCACTAATACTACGGGTGCATC
This portion of the Bacteroidota bacterium genome encodes:
- a CDS encoding nitroreductase family protein, whose protein sequence is MSFLDLAKRRYSSRNYLDKEVEKEKIEQILEAGRIAPSANNKQPWHFIVITNSEIRDEINSCYKREWINDAPVVLVICGDHSKSWKRSYDNKDHCDIDVSIAVDHMTLAATDLGLATCWICAFDKFKCSKILELPEHIEPIVMLPLAYPADNVDVNRHSFQRNKTENVVHWEGFRST